One Primulina eburnea isolate SZY01 chromosome 4, ASM2296580v1, whole genome shotgun sequence genomic window, AACCCTCAATACTCCAAACCCTTATAAACTCCAAGAATAGTATGTTCTTACCTTGAAGTTTGAAGATTTAGGTAGGAACAATTAAGAAATATGCTATGATCCTTAAATTTGGAGTGAAGAATTGAAGGGAAGAAACTTGAGTGAGGAAGGGTTTGATCGATCAAGGAGAAGTGGAAATAAGAATAAGCCCTATCCAAGGCAATATATAAACCTTTTATTGCCTAAAAacgtgtttttattttttatacagactgctgggcgcatatgcgcgactttctGGGAGCACATGCGCGGCCTGTACTGCCcaccgggcgcatatgcgcgagttctggcgcatatgcgcgttatATTCtgccaaaaactcatttttaaattCCGAATTAGCAAAAGTGGTCAACAAGAAAGTTTTATCCCTATGTGTTTTCTTTAATCTccccaaatttcaggtcatttggaggtctgagtaaaaagttatgcccattctcccaacatgtgtcagtgcaggaacaACGAAACACATAACATACTTCGGGccgcttttggctcgtcttccctaaggatttgaacaaaactcaaaataagaaagttatagccttaaatcttatctttctaatggaagtggcCTCACATGAATTGGGTTAATATACAagacattatgctaaaaaccacaactactgccacatttttcATACCATTTATGCACTTCCATTTCCTATTTGGCTCAAGATCAACTTTTTATTCTACCCATTCATTTCCATAATCATCACCCACTATGAACATAATTCCAAAACAATAACCATTTCAATAAAGATATCCATAACCAGTAACCATTCAGCATAATCTCAACCAGTAAAGCATAAAAAATgatcataacaataataaaccataaggattaacatgataaaaggttgggctattacaatctcccctccttataaaaattttgtcCACGAAATTTGCTTACCGTGGAATAAATTGGGATAACGATGTTTCATTTCTTCCTCCGGTTCCCAAGTCGCCTCTTCAATCATATGATTCCGCCATAAAAATTTTACTATACCAATCTCTTTGTTTCTTAATACTTTTATCTTGCGATCAAGAATTAGAACCGGTACTTCTTTGTAGCTTAGGTTAGGTAAAAGATCTAATGATTCATGTCGAAGAACATGAGATGGATTGGGAAGATATTTGCGTAGCATAGACACATGAAAGAAATTGTGCATTCGATCCAAGTCTGGTGGCAATGCAAGACGATAGGCTCGGTCTCCAATCTTGTCAAGAATTTCAAAcggcccaatgtatcgaggacttAGTttacctttcttgccaaatcgcataacTCCCTTGAGAGGAGCTATTTTAATAAACACATGATCACCAACCTCGAATGCCAATGGCCGTCGTCGTACATCAGCGTAACTTTTTTGTCTAGACTGAGCGAtcttcattctttcttggatcaaTGCCACAACATCTGATGTTTGTTGAACCAATTCTGGGCCCAACATCTTCCTTTCACCTACCTCTTCCCAGTACAATGGAGATCGgcactttcttccatataaaGTCTCGTAGGGTGCCATGCCGATTGAAGACTGGTAGCTGTTATTATACGTGAATTCCAccaaaggcaacttagaatcACAACTTCTCGTGAAATCAATCGTGCAGGCTCGTAACAtatcttcaagaatttgaatcaCCCTATCTGACTgcccatcactctgaggatgatatgttgTGCTAAAAGCCAACTTGGTGCCCAAGGCTCTATGCAAACTTTTCCAGAATTCAAAAGTAAACCTcgggtcacgatcagatacaattgataCAGAGATTCCATGAAGTCTTACAATCTCAGCTACATAAACTTCAGCATGCTGGTTCATTGTAAACGTCGTTTTGACCGGAAGAAAATGAGCCGACTTAGTTAAcctatcaacaatcacccagatggagTTGTAACCCTTTGGTGTTCCTGGAAGTCCTgttacaaagtccatggtgatatgctcccatttccactgaggTATTGGGAGAGATTGCAAAGTTCCAGCAGGCCTTTGATgttcaatcttaacctgctgacatgttagacattcagaaataaataacatgatatctttcttcatacctggccaccaataaagacgTCGAAGATCATGATACATTTTGGTACTGCCAGGATGAACTGAATATGGCGATGTATGAGCTTCAATAAGTATATCTTTCCGAATGTCATCACCCCTAGGAATACAAATTCTACTTCGAAAGGTCAATAAACCATCACGATTCAAACCAAATTCAGAAACTCCtgttaaatcatttttattctTCAACTCTAATAACTGAATATCCAATTGTTGCTCCTTTAGAATACGATCGATCAAAGTAGAGCAAAGAACTAGTGCAGATAACTGATCTACTGTACCTGGAGATACCAGAGTTATTTTGATCCTTTGCAAATCGAGTAATAAATGTTTCTGAATCATGGAACCCAATAAATAACTGGATTTACGTCTTAAAGCATCTACAACGACATTAGCTTTTcgaggatgatagctaatggtgcaatca contains:
- the LOC140830083 gene encoding uncharacterized protein is translated as MFVPFIAENDKDKGEHFLRGWKPKIRRDIHMAKVITYQDIIERALLSEHDEQEIEKERQLRRQAFQARGQGASTSTRGGHKGKVFMHSLSREPTVMSLHFNIMLPSGDEICPTNILKACPVQMGTRLLYADFIVISMVAFDVILGMDWLSAYRAVIDCLGKTVKFLIDDHEKNEIVGLGSSISTPEYSDVFADDVPGLPPDREVEFVIELSPGTAPNSKAPYRMAPTEMKELKNQLQELLDKGFIRPSSSPWGATVLFVKKKDGSLRLCIDYRELNKGLGVVLMQRGKVIAYASRQLKEYEKNYPTHDLELAAVVFALKIWRHYLYGVMTFGKIYLLKLIHRHIQFILAVPKCIMIFDVFIGGQVKIEHQRPAGTLQSLPIPQWKWEHITMDFVTGLPGTPKGYNSIWVIVDRLTKSAHFLPVKTTFTMNQHAEVYVAEIVRLHGISVSIVSDRDPRFTFEFWKSLHRALGTKLAFSTTYHPQSDGQSDRVIQILEDMLRACTIDFTRSCDSKLPLVEFTYNNSYQSSIGMAPYETLYGRKCRSPLYWEEVGERKMLGPELVQQTSDVVALIQERMKIAQSRQKSYADVRRRPLAFEVGDHVFIKIAPLKGVMRFGKKGKLSPRYIGPFEILDKIGDRAYRLALPPDLDRMHNFFHVSMLRKYLPNPSHVLRHESLDLLPNLSYKEVPVLILDRKIKVLRNKEIGIVKFLWRNHMIEEATWEPEEEMKHRYPNLFHVGDDYGNEWVE